GTACAAACAGGCGTGCTGACGATCAATCGTTTCATCGACCTTGTGAGTATTCTCGGTATTCTGATCCCTATTGTTTATTTCATCATCATGTTTACTAGCAAAAAAGCGGACAAAACTGAAAAATCTCGTCTTGCCGCTTACATTCCTTTATTTATCGGCGCTGTCATGTTCTGGGCCATTCAGGAACAGGGAGCGACCATTCTTGCGGTTTACGCTGATGAACGTATAAAGCTTTCATTGGGCGGATTAGAACTTCAGTCATCTTGGTTCCAATCATTAAATCCATTGTTTGTCGTCATTTTCGCGCCAATTTTCGCTTGGTTATGGATGAAGCTTGGCAAACGCCAGCCGTCCACACCAGTTAAATTCTCAATCGGAATTATTCTAGCCGGATTGTCATTTATCATTATGGTATTCCCGGCTATGCAAGGGAAAGATGCACTCGTAAGCCCGCTTTGGCTCGTTCTCAGCTTCCTGCTTGTCGTGCTTGGAGAGCTGTGCCTGTCTCCAGTCGGTTTATCCGTCACAACCAAACTGGCACCAGCTGCATTCTCTGCACAAACAATGAGCATGTGGTTTTTGACTAACGCAGCCGCCCAAGCAATCAATGCCCAAGTAGCCGGATTGTTTGATAAAATTCCTGAAACAACTTACTTCGGCACCATCGGCTTGATTTCTATCGTGCTCGGCGGCATTCTGCTGCTGCTTTCGCCAATTATCAAGCGTGCGATGAAAGGGGTCTTATAATAAGAAAACAGCCCGCGGATTTTTGATCCTGCGGGCTGTTTTTTTATTTGTCCATCCATTTGCTGAAGCTTTGATCAGAGGCTTGCGGTTCTTCCAGCACCGGCTGATGGCCGCTACCCTCAAAAACAACCTTCTTCACATGAGCATATAAACCGTCAACAGCATCCCA
The Bacillus vallismortis genome window above contains:
- a CDS encoding peptide MFS transporter yields the protein MASIDNESIIKSVPQKGFFGHPRGLFTLFFTEFWERFSYYGMRAILLYYLYTETVNGGLGFDKGTAVAIMSIYGSLVYMSTIIGGWLADRVFGTANTVFYGGIFIMFGHIALAFPGSATAFYISMALIIIGTGLLKPNVSSVVGDLYTKEDPRRDSGFSIFYMGINLGGLLAPLIVGTLGQKYNYHLGFGVAAVGMLLGLIVYAVTRKKNLGLAGSNVPNPLSKKSAIGTGIGIIILAIAVMVSVQTGVLTINRFIDLVSILGILIPIVYFIIMFTSKKADKTEKSRLAAYIPLFIGAVMFWAIQEQGATILAVYADERIKLSLGGLELQSSWFQSLNPLFVVIFAPIFAWLWMKLGKRQPSTPVKFSIGIILAGLSFIIMVFPAMQGKDALVSPLWLVLSFLLVVLGELCLSPVGLSVTTKLAPAAFSAQTMSMWFLTNAAAQAINAQVAGLFDKIPETTYFGTIGLISIVLGGILLLLSPIIKRAMKGVL